The region CGGGTGCACCCGGTTGTCTTGGTAGACCCCCACTAGTACAGAGGCCGCGTCGGCCGGTCGTGTCTCCATGAACGAGGACAGGTTAAGTCGGACATGCGCGGTTAGGGTCGGATCGTCGCCTTCGTTGCTCGTGCGAACCGACAGCTCGCTCATTCTGCGGGTCTGATACTTGAGCCCAGAGTCGTGCATAGACCACGCTAGTCGGTCTGACAGCGACGCTACGGCGCTAGACAGGGCCTTGCGGGTACCGGATGTCATCGGCCGGTCCAAAAGACCCACGGCCCATCGCAGGGACTCCCCTGCGACACCTGCCGCGACTTTGCCTCCGTACTGGAGGTCCATCGCCGAGAAATGCCGGGCGGACTCCCGCACGGCCGCGACCTCGATCCTGCCAACTTGGCCGGACTCCTTGGGGGAGACCAGACCGTCAAGGAGTCGTGCCAACGGTTCGCTCGCGGTGGCGGTAATCGCCGCAAGGAGAGTTCTCCTGTCCATGTCGTCTGCTAGTCCTTTCACACCTAGTACGGCAGCAGCCATTCGCTAGCTGACCTGGGTGATCTTGGTGTCGCGGGCGAGTCTGGTGCGTTTGTGGTGCCATCGTGATCGTGCTTGGTGTTTGCGGCGCCAGTTCACCCAGTGGGCTGTGTTTTCGGATGGTCGGCGTGTGGTGTCGGCGGTCAGGTGTTTGATTTCGGGGATGGTGAGCGGGATCATGCCGGGATCGGCGGGTGGGGGCTGGTCCGGGTGTGCTGGTTCGGAGGCTTGGCTGTTGGTGCGGTCGCGTAGCAGCGCGGCGGTGACGGCGCAGACAGCGAGGGCGGCGCAGACGAGCACGGTGTGCCGGGCGATCGCGGTGTAGAGCCTGGCTTGGGACTGGTCCAGGCCGAAGCTGTCTTTGCCGAACTCGAATCCTTCCTCGACGGGCCAACGGAGCCCGGCGGCCCGGATCAGCCTCGTCTTGGTGAGCAGTTGTCCTTCGGGTACGAAGCAGTAGTGGAAGGCCAGTTCGCCGGTGCGCAGGTGTTTGCGGATGAGTAGGTAGTGCCGTTGTGAGGCGGTGGCGATCCAGGCCCATGCGTACCACCGGTCGCCTTTGGAGCCCTTGCCGGCCGAGCGGATTTCCCACCGTCGCTTGTGTTTGAGCAGTGTCTTGGTTGCCTGTTCGCAGGACAGCACCGTGCCGCTGGGCAGGGTGATCCGGAAGTTCTTCTGGACCCGCAGCACATAGGCTTGCTCGTCGGCCTCGAAGTGCTCCCGCAGTTCGGTGCAGTTTCCGTAAACCTCGTCCCCGCAGTAGAAATCGGGTCGGATCCCGTCGGTGGTCGCTGTGGTGCAGATGTCGATGGCGAGCTGTCCTTTGGTGCGGAAGGTCAGGTCTGCCGGTAGTCCCATGCGCAGCGCCCGCACCGGGTCGGTGAGGTGTCCTTCGGGGATCCACTGCCGGAACCCGATCAACGCGTGTCCGGTGCCTTCGCGCACATACGACAGGTGCACCGTGTTGATCCCGTTCTCCACCCGGCCCGCGCAGCCCATATGCTGGCGTTTGACGCCTGCGGTGGCTTCGCCTTTCTTCTGCTGCCCCGTCTCATCCAGCGCCCCGATCACCAGCTTCCCGCGCCTGCGTCCGGACTTGCGGGCCGCCTCCTCTAGCCCGGACACCGCGAACCGCCGGATCTCGGCCATCGCCGCGGCCTCATCCCAGCGCGCCCGGTTCAGCAGCCGCTGCGTCTTGTCCGGCGTTCGGTCCCCGACGTGCTCGGCAACGGTCCATCCGTTCCGTTTCGGTATCTCGCTCATCACCGCCCGCACGTACTTACGGGCCTGCACGAACGGCTCGATCCGCCGAAAACACCAGCGCAGCTCCTCCAGTAACTCACCCAACTTCCGCCCACCCAACCGAACACCTATCCTGGCAGCCGCAGCCGCCTGTGATCCTGTTGTCCTCACAAACACATGATCAACAGGCGGCTGCCCTACATCGAACGCAGCCCCCAACCACACGTTCCCGCAGGTCAAAAACCAAATGGCTGCTGCCGTACTAGGGCTCGCTCGTACGCCTTTATGTGTCTGGGGAGTACCGGTCTCTTACCGGTCTCAATCTGGGACAAATATGGGGCAACCATGCTGACTCGGTCGGACATCTCCCGAAGGCTTACTCCCGCGCCTTCGCGACCGGCCCTGAGTATGGCACCCATATGGGTCAAGGCCCCTCCTTTGCTAACCCCTGCTAACACTTATCCACTTCCCAAGATAGCGGCAGCTGATCAATGTGGATACCGAGCGGACCTGGTTCGCACAAAACTGGGGAGCTGCATCAACGGAGACGGCAGCGAACCGGTTTGATCCCCCCTCGACCGGGCCGGGTCCGCTCACCCAATCGGACGACACTAGGCGGGTGTTGCTGTGGTCAATGCAGTCCTGGAGCAAATCTCCTGGGATCTCATCCGAGTCGCTTACCGGATCATCGATGATCCGGCCGTATCTCAGGATGAACTGAGCAAGCTAGCTGAGACTCTGACCGAGATTGCCGAGAGGCTCCGAAAGCTAGAGTCGCGATGAGACCCGCTGTGAGCCCCTGGTTCTCTGTGTCCGGGAAGTTAAACGACGACGGGAACTGGCATCTCGGAATATTCCGGGCGCTCATGCACCGTGTCCTCCCGGATGCGTACAAGGTTTCCCTGGAAGGCAGGGTCTTCTTCTTCTCGCTGTGCGGCTCGCCTGTTGTAAAACGAACGGAACCTACGGACTATTTGGTTGCCAAATGCCCGAAGTGCCTTCGTCGCCCTTAACGCACGCTCAGGATCCGATTATGTCAGAACGACCGAGATGCAAAGGCTCCGGGTAGCAGCTATCTACCGGGGGTCGCCAAAGACCCTACCGCACGTACCTCGTAACGATGAATGGGGGTTACCTTGCCCAAGGAAGCTGAAACGTTCGGTACCGACGAACCCATAATGTGGGCGTGTCCAGCAAGTGGCTGCCTGTTTTCACACCAAGACCCAGATAAGATGGGGCCGCACGAATACCAGGTGCACGGCCGCGCATTCATGGCGAAAACTTCCACCGTGATTATAGCTAGGGGAAGCGACCAATAGAAGCGGTGAGTCATCTCAGCCCGTCATTCCTCCGTCCGAGACTAACCGCCGCTGTGCCCTAGCGGCGCGCGATGCGACCGCTGCGCGCAGGGCAAGGGACGGCTGGACCAGACTGCATCCCCCTTTGGGGTGGTCCAGCCGTCCTCCCATACCCCCACATGATTTGAACGGAGGTGATCTATGGTCGATAGCCCCGGTAGGCACAAAGGTCCTATCGAGCGTGTAGTCGATCTTCGAACCCACGCGAAGAATGGAGCCAGCGTGAGACCGGGGCAGACGTACGGCGTAGTCGTCGTCAACAATGCGATGTGCCCCGGTGAGCAGGGCTGCGCCAACGCGGTACGCGCTCTCCTGCCGCTCGGGTACACGCTGGTGGTCTGGGAGCCTGGCGCTACCAAACCGACAGTGATCCAAGCAGAAGCGAGACCATGATCGTGGTAACCGGCATCGGTGCGGACCATGAAGGTTGGCGAGCCAGACGCCGACGGGCTCTGCCTGACGGCAGTGCGAGCCGTATCGTCGGCGTGGTCGCCGTGCACTGGATCGCTTGCCTGTCGCTAGACGAGGTGTGTGGGAGCGCCGTGCGGAACGGCGGAGTGCGCGACGGCAGTGGGCCGAAACGACAACGCACCGGCGGTTGAATGCTGGGGCGTTGTCGTTTTGGACGGTTCGACTAGAGCGCGTCTGGCAGACTCCGCTGCGGAGCAAGGCGACCCGCCCGTAAAGCAGCGTCCCGCATGGTGATACGGGCATCCCCAAGTAACGTGACATCTCCCTGAACTTGCGACTATGCCAACACGTCGAGTCGACTGGTCAGTTTGTCCAGACTCTCCCGAGCCCGTACAGAGTTGACAGTGGCCATTGCCCGCCGAGCTGCGTCTGCTTGCGCCCGTGCATCCTCTACCCGGCCCTGAGCTAGACGGACCAGGCCAAGACGGACCATGAGCGTGACCCTCCCCCGGCCCCTCTCTGGGCCGAAGCCCCTTAGGGATTGTTGGAAGTACGAGGCAGCCCTGTCGTAATCCCCGATCGCGTTGTACGAGTCACCCAGTATTTGACAAAGGTGGGGTATCGATAGGAACCCGGCCCACGAAGGTACCCCGTCCGGGTACTCCTTGCAGATTAGATCCTCAGCCAGGCCGAGGAGGTTTCTAGCTTCTCGGGATTCCCCTGCGTTGCCAACGTGGCGGGCTCTGACTGCCGCCACGTTGGCTCGTTCCAACGAGTGGACCCGGGTGTCTTGGTAAAGCCCCGTAAGCACCGATGCCGCGTCTATCGGTCGGGTCTCCATGAACGAGGATATGTTCAGCCGAACGTGTGCGGTAAGGGTCGGATCGTCCCCCTCGTTGCTTGTACGGATCGCCAACTCAGACAGACGCCGAGTCTGGTACTTGAGCCCGGCATCGTGGAATGACCACGCAACCCTGTCCGAGAGCGATGCCACGGCACTCGAAAGCGCCTTGCGGGTTTCGGATGTCATGGGCCGATCTAGGAGGCTTACGGCCCACCTCAGTGACTCCCCTGCGACGCCGGCGGCGACGTTGCCGCCGTACTGGAGATCCATCGCTGAGTGGTGTCGGGCGGCCTCCCGAACGGCCGAGACTTCGATCCTGCCAACTTGCCCGGATTCCGCTGGGGCCACCAGCCCGTCAAGGAGTCGTGTCAACGGTTCGCCCGCCGTAGTTGCGGCGAGCGCTCTGAGGAGTGCTCTCCTGTCCATGTCGTCGGCCAGTCCTTCCACGCCTAGCGCACGCTCGTACGCCTTTATGTGCCTGGGGAGTACCGGTCTCTTACCGGTCTCAAGCTGGGACAAATATGGGGCAACCATGCAGACTCGTTCGGACATCTCCCGAAGGCTTACCCCCGCGCCTTCCCGCGCTGCCCGGAGTATGGCACCCATATGGGTCAAGGCTCCCCCTTTGCTAACCCCTGCTAACACTTTTCCACTTCCCAAGATAGCGGCAGCTGATCAATGTGGATACCGAGCGGGCCCGGTTCGCGCAAAACCGGTGAACTGCATCAACGGAAACGGCAGCGAACCGGTTTGATCCCCCCTCGACCGGGCCGGGTCCGCTCACCCCAATGGACGACAATAGGCGGGTGCAACTGTGGCTACGGTAGTCCGGCACCAAATAGCGTGGGATCTCATTAGAGTTGCCCACCGGATCATCCAAGACCCGGTGTCTCGGGGGGATCTGAACATGCTCGCAGACACTCTGACTGAGATAGCCGAAAGGATCCGAAAGCTAGAGCTGCCATGAGACCCGCTGCGAACGGGTGGTTCTCTGTGGCTGGGGATCTAGAGCCGGACGGCCGTAAATGGTATCCGGGGATTTTCCGAGCTCTCAGACACCGTATCGGACCGGATGCACCCGAAGTGACTATAGATGGGCGAGTCTTCCGCTTCTCGCTGTGCGGCTCGCCAGTTGTGGACAAAGAAGCCTCCCGGGATATCGAGGCTTGCTCGAAGTGTAAGCGACACCCGTGAGCCTGGAAAGGCCCCCGGTAGCAGCTACCTACCGGGGACCGTCAAAGACTCTACCGCGCGTACCGCGTAACGATGAATGTGGGTGTGAGTTGCCTATAGAAACGTTTAACCCCAACAAGCCTCTATCGTGGCCCTGCGTCGCTGATTGCTGCCCATTTGCTGACGAAGACCCAGATGTCTTGGGGCACCACGAACACGACGCTCACGGCCCTAGGTGGATGGCGGGAGGGCCTACCACGACCATTGTGGTGAACAGCCAATAGATGCGGTGTGAGCAACGCCGGACGTCCCAATCCTAGGGGTGCCAAAACCCAGGCGACTATGCCGCCGAACGGTACGAGCGACACGACAGCTGAAACTAGTAGCGGTTTCCCGTCACGGAGGATTCATAAAGGCAGAATGCGCCTATCCAAAAACACAGATTCCCCGGCGCGGAAACATGGCGGGGCGAGTCTGCCACAAACATGGCCGTGGTCCCATCCGGTGAGTCGACCTGTTGGCGGTGTCCTAATCGCGGCCGTCTAGTGGATCTCCGAACCCGCGCGAAGAAAGGAGCCAGCGTGGGAGACGATGGCTTGTTTGAAGAGCCGAAATGCCCGCCGCACGGGAGTACTCACCAGAACGAGTACTGATCATCAGTAACGACTGCGGTGCCGTATTCGGCAGCGCGCCGCACTGACAGGATGGGGCAATGACAGTCAGCAGCTGGGGCGACGTCCCGCCCGGTGTTCCGATGCATCACCACTGCGTTGTCAGCATCGAGTCCAGCGCCGAGCCGCGGAACTGGGTCGACGCGTCCACTGCCGAGCCCGCGCTCGTAGCGTGGCAACCGGGCGAAGTGTTGCAGTGGGTTCATGACCAGCTCGCCGAGCATGTCGAGAGCTCGGACGACTGTTACGGGCGGCGCGGGGTGATCGATGACGCACTTTGCCACCTATGCGCCGATCGACGAACTGCCCGAGCCCACTGCCGAGTCGATCCCGGATCGGTGGGTGTGGATGGCGAACACGCTGCGGATGGGCGGTGGACGATGACGCAGTACGGCTTGACGATGGGCCGTGCGCTGACGATTCAAGTCCTCGGGTACGCAGATGCCGACCAGCGTTCTGGCGCTGGTGGGCGCCGGTATGAGGTGTGCCGGAAGCACCAGCGCCCAGCCGATCGGCCGTACCTCGGGCTGGCCGACAGCCAGCGTGAACACGTCGAGCAGTTCGCACGGCCGTAGAAACGACGAATGCGCCCCGCACCCGGTGAAGGCGGCGCAGGGTGTGGGGCGCTTTATCACTCAATCGGAAGACGCGAACGCCAAGATCATCTGCGGAGACTCTTGCCGGAGGTGATCACACGGCCGCGTGCCGAATGCGTGGCGGGCAAGCCGACCGCGACGAGCAGCTATGCGCCACCTGTCAAGCTGCATTGGACCCAGGCGACCAGATACCGGCATTCAGCGTTGCTACCGCATCCCACGCGCGGCGGAGAAGCCAGTTGCGCCACGCCTCGCCCTGCCCCAAGGTGTCCCGCTCGATCGAGGCGTCCGGCCAGAGGCCGCGCGGGTAGTTCAGGTACCAGTGCCACTCTTGTTTGAGGATGTCGCGGCGCCGGATCGTGTCCTTGGTGTCCTCATCGGACAGATCTAGCAGATGCTCGGGAGGGTCTTCGGGCAAGGTGTCCCACATTCCGAATTCGGCAGGGGACGGTAGTGGCCGCAGCATCGTAATCCTTCCCGTCGTAGCTGGACCACAGTACGCCGAAAGTGCCCCACCTCCGGTGCAGGGCGGGTGAGGGCCACCCAGGCCCCTCACCCGGGTGAAGGGCGTGCGAGCTCACGGGCCGATCTCCGGGTGGGCGAGGCGCGCGGCCCGGATGATCGCGTTGATTCGCCGGGCGTGCGCGCCGCGCCAGTACACCTGCCCGCAGTCCCGGCAGCGCGCGTATTCGTCGTAGTGGCGGCGGGTTCCCGACTCGATCTCGTCCAGTACGTCCTGTTTGGACACTGGGGCAAGGATGCCGTTGCACGCGGTGCAGCGAGTCCAGGGGGCTAACGGCGGCGCGAACCGGTCGATCACATCCGCCAACTGCCGTGTCGGATCGGCGCCCCGTACATACCCGCCGGCCCACAGCGCACGGCGGCGGAGCAGGCCCCGATCCTGGGTGAGCAGCACCCGGTGCTCGCGCTCGGCTTGGGCGATCAGTTCGTCATCGGCGGCATCGTTGCGGTAGGCGGTGTCGACGCCGAGCAGCCGCAGCCGCCGGGCCAGCTTGCCGAGGTGCACGTCCAGCACGAACCTGGGCGACACCGGTTGCGGACGCCGGACCGGGCCGATCTCGATGGTGGAGCCGGGGCGCGGCTGGTGGGCGGGCGTCGCCGGCACGCCGTCGACCAGCAGCGGGCCCACTTCGGTGCGTGGGACGCCGAGGGACTCGGCGAGGTGGCCCAACGTCGCGGTGCCGTCGTAGCGCAGCTCGAACTGTTCGACCCGGTGCTGCGGCACGGCGAAGAACCACAGGTCCGGGTCGATGCGCACCCGCACGCTCGACTCGGGCGTCATCCCCTCATGGTGGCCCCAGCCGGGCAACGACGACATGTCCGGGCGCGTCGCGCATCCCGGCCGGAGTCGAGGGAGCCCACCGAGACCAGCCGATCACCGCCCTGCACCCCGGACGGCCCCACCGATGAGTTTTCGGG is a window of Saccharopolyspora phatthalungensis DNA encoding:
- a CDS encoding IS701 family transposase, which produces MGELLEELRWCFRRIEPFVQARKYVRAVMSEIPKRNGWTVAEHVGDRTPDKTQRLLNRARWDEAAAMAEIRRFAVSGLEEAARKSGRRRGKLVIGALDETGQQKKGEATAGVKRQHMGCAGRVENGINTVHLSYVREGTGHALIGFRQWIPEGHLTDPVRALRMGLPADLTFRTKGQLAIDICTTATTDGIRPDFYCGDEVYGNCTELREHFEADEQAYVLRVQKNFRITLPSGTVLSCEQATKTLLKHKRRWEIRSAGKGSKGDRWYAWAWIATASQRHYLLIRKHLRTGELAFHYCFVPEGQLLTKTRLIRAAGLRWPVEEGFEFGKDSFGLDQSQARLYTAIARHTVLVCAALAVCAVTAALLRDRTNSQASEPAHPDQPPPADPGMIPLTIPEIKHLTADTTRRPSENTAHWVNWRRKHQARSRWHHKRTRLARDTKITQVS
- a CDS encoding helix-turn-helix domain-containing protein, translated to MGAILRAGREGAGVSLREMSDRVSMVAPYLSQIETGKRPVLPRHIKAYERALVRQQPFGF
- a CDS encoding DddA-like double-stranded DNA deaminase toxin; this translates as MVDSPGRHKGPIERVVDLRTHAKNGASVRPGQTYGVVVVNNAMCPGEQGCANAVRALLPLGYTLVVWEPGATKPTVIQAEARP
- a CDS encoding helix-turn-helix domain-containing protein, which produces MGAILRAAREGAGVSLREMSERVCMVAPYLSQLETGKRPVLPRHIKAYERALGVEGLADDMDRRALLRALAATTAGEPLTRLLDGLVAPAESGQVGRIEVSAVREAARHHSAMDLQYGGNVAAGVAGESLRWAVSLLDRPMTSETRKALSSAVASLSDRVAWSFHDAGLKYQTRRLSELAIRTSNEGDDPTLTAHVRLNISSFMETRPIDAASVLTGLYQDTRVHSLERANVAAVRARHVGNAGESREARNLLGLAEDLICKEYPDGVPSWAGFLSIPHLCQILGDSYNAIGDYDRAASYFQQSLRGFGPERGRGRVTLMVRLGLVRLAQGRVEDARAQADAARRAMATVNSVRARESLDKLTSRLDVLA
- a CDS encoding Mut7-C RNAse domain-containing protein: MTPESSVRVRIDPDLWFFAVPQHRVEQFELRYDGTATLGHLAESLGVPRTEVGPLLVDGVPATPAHQPRPGSTIEIGPVRRPQPVSPRFVLDVHLGKLARRLRLLGVDTAYRNDAADDELIAQAEREHRVLLTQDRGLLRRRALWAGGYVRGADPTRQLADVIDRFAPPLAPWTRCTACNGILAPVSKQDVLDEIESGTRRHYDEYARCRDCGQVYWRGAHARRINAIIRAARLAHPEIGP